The following coding sequences lie in one Psychrobacter arenosus genomic window:
- the miaE gene encoding tRNA-(ms[2]io[6]A)-hydroxylase → MNTDIMSATAELPLADDFTQADVVKAPSHTSAVDLTPIYNFLGARTSQAWVDAALADLPTIIQDHANCEKKAAGTAMNIIYRYEFAYNLQCKLAQLIREEMLHYEQVIKLMHERGQDWRHLSAGRYAKGMLKHKRSYEPAAMADVLIIGAFIEARSCERFAALAEQVADERLARYYRYLLKSESRHFEDYLTLAREMTAKDSAEDIDQRIALFKEVEAELITSPDPEVRFHSGVPA, encoded by the coding sequence ATGAATACTGACATAATGTCTGCAACCGCTGAACTGCCCCTGGCAGATGACTTTACACAAGCTGATGTGGTAAAAGCCCCAAGCCATACATCCGCAGTAGATTTAACCCCTATTTATAATTTTTTGGGTGCTAGAACCTCGCAAGCTTGGGTCGATGCCGCGCTAGCAGACTTACCCACCATTATTCAAGACCATGCCAATTGCGAGAAAAAAGCCGCAGGCACCGCGATGAACATTATCTACCGCTACGAGTTTGCTTATAATTTACAGTGTAAACTCGCGCAGCTAATACGGGAAGAAATGCTGCACTATGAGCAAGTGATTAAGCTTATGCATGAGCGCGGTCAAGATTGGCGACATCTCTCAGCTGGTCGCTACGCTAAAGGTATGCTTAAGCATAAGCGCTCTTATGAGCCTGCTGCTATGGCAGATGTCCTTATCATCGGTGCGTTTATAGAAGCGCGCTCTTGTGAGCGTTTTGCTGCATTAGCCGAGCAAGTAGCAGATGAGCGCTTGGCTCGTTATTACCGTTATTTATTGAAGTCAGAAAGTCGACATTTCGAAGATTATTTAACATTAGCGCGAGAGATGACGGCCAAAGACTCTGCAGAAGATATAGACCAGCGTATCGCGTTATTCAAAGAAGTAGAGGCTGAGCTGATTACTAGCCCTGATCCTGAAGTACGTTTTCATAGCGGAGTTCCTGCCTAG
- a CDS encoding heavy-metal-associated domain-containing protein, with protein MTMQTRLLNVDGMTCNNCAQSVHTVVSQLGGVETLSVNLEEKLATVTFDDAQVSVEQIAETIEDAGFDATVAKS; from the coding sequence ATGACTATGCAAACTCGCCTTCTTAATGTGGACGGTATGACTTGTAATAACTGTGCGCAAAGCGTGCATACGGTTGTTAGTCAATTGGGCGGTGTAGAGACGCTATCGGTGAATCTAGAAGAAAAACTAGCTACCGTGACTTTTGATGACGCGCAAGTGAGTGTTGAGCAAATAGCAGAAACTATTGAAGACGCTGGTTTTGACGCTACTGTAGCCAAGTCATAG
- a CDS encoding heavy metal translocating P-type ATPase — protein MSLSSPVTPNQATSEPTTPAKLTHLQLAVEGMSCQACATRIEKVLNKKPAIAEASVNFAAEILNVDYDSTQTSADEVMAWVAKTGFTANVKESQALSAVAEEPTEMPWRLLAIWVCLMPFLVGMAGMIVGQGMAWMPPVWLQFILATIVQFGLAWPFYKSAWASIKGGVANMDVLVVLGTVTIWAYSTYSWLVLGGGLEMLQSLSAGAAPMAMPMTHDSHIYFEAGVMVIAFVRLGKYLEARTKKHSLNSIDLLLSLTPSDVEKLQADGSFVTAPLSEVVAGDQLRAKQGSRIATDGVVVEGSGWCVESHLTGESVPLKKQPGDGVLAGALVDNGSLIYRVTATGAQTQLGDMVQALSDAQGSKADLARLADKVTAVFVPVVVAIALVTLGLTWWLTANIETAIMHAVSVLVIACPCALGLATPAAIMAGMGVAARHGVWFKDAQSLEAAGNIDTVVVDKTGTLTVGRPVVADQVVVDNSINIHDVLQLAASVEAHASHPLATALVNAAHAQGLELLEVSDINVVQGQGISAQIVGLGTIKVGTPDFAFLTLPKHMPKVWQIASSVAVSVNDSPLGAFALADDLKDEAKQTVMALRADNINVILMSGDKMSVVNHVAGELGIDEAYAHLSPRDKAEKIASLQGMGHKVAMVGDGVNDAPAMATANASFAMFEGTDVAQHSASARLMGSSLMHVDAAQKIARATVKNIKQNLFFAFIYNCIGIPLAALGFLNPMIAAGAMALSSISVLMNAMRLTRYHTSVGSQEVTVTPIDSSKPSDTKDVTV, from the coding sequence ATGTCATTGTCTAGTCCTGTCACGCCTAACCAAGCCACTTCAGAGCCAACAACTCCAGCTAAGCTTACCCACTTGCAGTTAGCGGTAGAGGGCATGTCTTGCCAAGCTTGTGCTACCCGTATCGAAAAGGTTTTAAATAAAAAGCCGGCGATTGCAGAGGCCAGTGTGAACTTTGCGGCAGAGATTTTAAATGTAGATTATGACAGTACGCAAACCAGTGCAGATGAAGTGATGGCTTGGGTGGCTAAGACGGGTTTTACTGCTAATGTGAAAGAAAGCCAAGCGCTCAGTGCAGTAGCAGAGGAACCGACCGAGATGCCTTGGCGTTTGCTAGCTATTTGGGTGTGTTTAATGCCGTTTTTAGTGGGCATGGCAGGGATGATTGTGGGGCAAGGTATGGCGTGGATGCCACCGGTCTGGCTACAATTTATCCTAGCTACTATCGTGCAGTTTGGTTTGGCTTGGCCTTTTTATAAGAGTGCTTGGGCATCTATCAAAGGCGGCGTCGCCAACATGGATGTGCTAGTGGTGTTAGGCACAGTCACTATTTGGGCGTATTCGACCTATTCTTGGTTGGTGTTAGGCGGCGGTTTAGAGATGTTGCAAAGCCTCTCAGCTGGCGCTGCCCCGATGGCGATGCCCATGACGCATGACTCGCATATTTACTTTGAAGCTGGGGTCATGGTTATTGCTTTTGTGCGCTTAGGTAAATATTTAGAGGCCCGTACCAAAAAGCACAGTCTCAACAGCATTGACCTTTTATTATCCTTAACACCCAGCGATGTTGAAAAACTACAAGCCGATGGCAGTTTCGTTACTGCCCCGTTATCAGAAGTCGTGGCCGGTGATCAGCTGCGGGCAAAACAAGGCAGCCGTATCGCTACTGATGGGGTCGTAGTGGAGGGCTCAGGGTGGTGTGTCGAGAGTCATTTAACCGGTGAGTCCGTACCGTTAAAAAAACAACCAGGGGACGGCGTGCTTGCAGGCGCCCTAGTAGATAATGGCAGTTTAATCTACCGGGTGACCGCTACAGGGGCTCAAACCCAATTGGGCGATATGGTCCAAGCCCTTAGCGATGCTCAAGGCTCTAAAGCTGATTTAGCGCGCCTTGCCGATAAAGTTACGGCGGTGTTCGTGCCCGTAGTGGTAGCTATTGCCTTAGTGACGCTAGGTTTGACCTGGTGGTTAACAGCTAATATAGAAACGGCTATTATGCATGCGGTCTCGGTATTGGTCATCGCTTGTCCTTGTGCCTTAGGGTTAGCGACGCCCGCTGCCATTATGGCCGGAATGGGGGTTGCTGCACGGCATGGCGTTTGGTTTAAAGATGCCCAGAGTTTGGAGGCAGCCGGTAATATTGACACTGTGGTCGTTGATAAGACGGGCACATTGACAGTAGGTCGTCCCGTGGTAGCCGACCAAGTCGTCGTGGATAATTCTATTAATATTCACGATGTGCTACAACTGGCGGCGAGTGTTGAAGCCCATGCCAGCCACCCTTTGGCAACGGCGCTAGTCAATGCGGCCCATGCGCAAGGGCTAGAATTGCTAGAAGTTAGCGATATTAACGTCGTACAAGGGCAGGGCATCTCTGCACAGATTGTAGGCTTAGGTACTATCAAGGTTGGCACACCTGATTTTGCGTTTTTGACCTTACCTAAGCACATGCCTAAAGTTTGGCAAATTGCCAGTAGCGTGGCTGTCAGTGTGAATGACTCACCGTTAGGGGCGTTTGCGTTAGCCGATGATTTAAAGGATGAGGCTAAGCAAACTGTCATGGCCTTACGTGCCGATAATATTAACGTCATTTTAATGAGCGGCGATAAAATGTCAGTCGTGAACCACGTGGCGGGTGAGTTGGGTATTGATGAGGCGTATGCGCATCTGAGCCCGCGTGATAAAGCGGAAAAGATAGCTTCCTTGCAAGGGATGGGACATAAAGTCGCTATGGTCGGCGATGGGGTCAACGATGCGCCTGCTATGGCCACTGCCAATGCCAGTTTTGCCATGTTTGAAGGTACGGATGTGGCGCAACATAGTGCCTCAGCAAGACTGATGGGCAGCTCGCTAATGCACGTTGATGCTGCCCAAAAGATTGCTCGGGCTACGGTGAAAAATATTAAGCAAAACCTCTTCTTTGCCTTTATTTATAACTGTATTGGTATCCCATTAGCCGCGCTAGGTTTTCTGAATCCAATGATTGCTGCTGGTGCGATGGCGCTAAGCTCCATTTCCGTGCTTATGAATGCCATGCGTCTGACCCGTTATCACACTAGCGTGGGCAGTCAAGAAGTGACCGTAACGCCTATCGATTCCAGCAAACCTTCTGATACGAAGGATGTTACGGTGTAA
- a CDS encoding RNA-binding protein — protein MATQIAQVSIKNIDDKEGLEEVMVALKNIDGVTGIELHPDNDVALVRYEDTETSIHALTAAISTVDYVTQPFPVDAPQNPHNNR, from the coding sequence ATGGCTACTCAAATAGCACAAGTTAGTATTAAAAATATAGACGATAAAGAAGGACTTGAAGAGGTCATGGTCGCGCTAAAAAATATCGATGGCGTTACTGGGATTGAGCTGCATCCTGACAATGATGTGGCTCTCGTGCGCTACGAAGATACTGAAACTTCCATCCATGCTTTGACTGCTGCTATCAGTACTGTGGATTATGTCACTCAACCTTTTCCGGTAGATGCGCCGCAAAACCCTCATAATAATCGGTAA
- a CDS encoding porin has translation MKKLLLASAVAALSVSAANAAPTIYGKAFVAADYVNADFDTDVVFPGYAGNYDEDTVEINSHASRIGFKGSEAMTANTDVIYQLEYGTSVDGDKNGFTNRDTFLGVVNKQFGEFRVGKNQSSLARIDNVVVNQGYWDNLGTTQYENEVVEALNMADSNRIPSSIIWTAPKYNGMPLQLSAMYSSDDANGNDNAGFGVAAMFDQGTGFTAGLAYDKDQNIAGDIIRGTATVDLGKYMAAPVMLGALYQVADYDYAGSEKEKGLVISGEMGLTNFARPASVYAQYNNTDNLAGVNDAKSNQFVVGGKYMFKDNIIMHAYAGMNKADDINRKLTVKDISAPAGSDKTVDLIYKGDAEVFVVGTGLEYKF, from the coding sequence ATGAAAAAACTACTTTTAGCTTCAGCCGTTGCTGCTCTATCTGTTTCTGCTGCGAACGCGGCTCCTACTATCTATGGTAAAGCTTTTGTAGCTGCTGACTATGTCAATGCTGATTTTGATACAGATGTCGTTTTTCCTGGCTATGCAGGTAATTATGATGAAGATACTGTAGAGATTAACTCTCATGCATCACGTATTGGTTTTAAAGGCTCTGAAGCTATGACCGCTAATACTGATGTTATCTATCAGTTAGAGTACGGCACTAGCGTTGATGGCGACAAAAATGGTTTCACTAACCGTGACACGTTCCTTGGTGTGGTTAACAAGCAATTCGGTGAGTTCCGTGTTGGTAAAAACCAATCAAGCCTAGCTAGAATTGACAACGTTGTAGTAAACCAAGGTTACTGGGATAACTTAGGTACTACTCAGTACGAAAACGAAGTTGTTGAAGCTTTGAACATGGCAGACAGCAACCGTATTCCAAGCTCAATCATCTGGACTGCCCCTAAATACAATGGTATGCCACTACAATTGTCTGCAATGTATAGCTCTGATGATGCTAACGGCAATGACAACGCAGGTTTTGGTGTAGCAGCAATGTTTGACCAAGGTACAGGCTTCACAGCTGGTCTTGCTTATGATAAAGATCAAAACATCGCTGGTGATATCATCCGTGGTACAGCTACTGTAGACCTAGGTAAATATATGGCTGCTCCTGTAATGCTAGGCGCTCTATATCAAGTGGCTGACTATGACTATGCTGGTTCTGAAAAAGAGAAAGGCCTAGTCATCAGTGGTGAAATGGGCTTAACTAACTTTGCTCGTCCAGCTTCTGTTTATGCTCAGTACAACAACACTGATAACCTAGCTGGCGTTAATGATGCTAAATCAAATCAGTTCGTAGTTGGTGGTAAATACATGTTTAAAGATAACATCATCATGCATGCCTATGCTGGTATGAACAAAGCTGATGATATCAATCGTAAACTTACTGTAAAAGATATCAGCGCTCCTGCTGGCTCTGACAAAACTGTTGATCTTATTTACAAAGGCGATGCTGAAGTATTCGTAGTTGGTACTGGTCTAGAATACAAATTCTAA
- a CDS encoding CTP synthase, translating into MTSNEIINNDPTTKSLTNPKFIFVTGGVVSSLGKGITAASLAAILEARGLKVTMTKMDPYINVDPGTMSPFQHGEVFVTEDGAETDLDLGYYERFLRHSKMSKTNNFTSGRIYQTVLNKERRGDYLGGTVQVIPHITDEIKHRIRASGQGYDIAIIEIGGTVGDIESLPFMEAVRQMKVELGHRNAMLMHLTLVPYISSAGETKTKPTQHSVKELRSIGLQPDILICRSEHPISEDNRRKIALFTNVEERAVVMCQDAQSIYQIPRTLYEQDLDDIICERFGLDVPEADLSDWDNVVDALLNADGEITVAIVGKYVELPDAYKSINEALLHAGIIYRKHINIDYVDAEALGDYSDEAVVERLSHVDAILVPGGFGERGTIGKMKAITYARTQQVPYLGICLGMQLAVIEYARNVLKLEANSSEFDRKTAEPIIGLITEWLDEKGELQIRSDDSDLGGTMRLGAQQAELVEDSKLRKIYGASTITERHRHRYEMNNRYIEPLESAGMKISGYSAKQHLVESVEIPEHPWFVAVQFHPEFTSAPRGGHPLFASFIKAAITQQEKQG; encoded by the coding sequence ATGACTAGTAACGAAATAATTAATAACGACCCGACGACCAAATCACTGACCAACCCTAAGTTTATCTTCGTAACAGGTGGTGTGGTTTCTTCTTTAGGCAAAGGTATTACCGCTGCCTCATTAGCCGCTATCTTAGAAGCGCGTGGCTTAAAAGTCACTATGACTAAGATGGACCCGTATATCAACGTTGATCCTGGGACCATGAGCCCGTTTCAACATGGCGAAGTATTTGTCACCGAAGACGGCGCTGAGACTGACCTAGATTTAGGCTACTACGAGCGCTTCTTACGTCACTCTAAAATGAGTAAAACCAATAACTTCACTAGCGGCCGTATCTACCAGACGGTATTGAATAAAGAGCGCCGTGGGGATTATTTGGGGGGTACCGTACAGGTGATCCCGCACATCACTGATGAGATCAAACATCGTATTAGAGCCAGCGGCCAAGGCTATGATATTGCCATTATCGAAATCGGTGGCACAGTGGGCGATATCGAATCGCTACCGTTTATGGAAGCTGTGCGTCAGATGAAAGTTGAGCTTGGCCATCGTAATGCGATGCTAATGCACTTAACCCTAGTACCGTACATCTCTAGCGCGGGTGAGACTAAAACCAAACCTACCCAGCATTCGGTCAAAGAGCTGCGTTCAATTGGTCTACAGCCTGATATCCTTATCTGCCGCTCAGAGCATCCTATCTCTGAAGACAACCGCCGCAAAATCGCCTTGTTTACCAATGTGGAAGAGCGCGCTGTAGTCATGTGCCAAGATGCACAAAGCATCTATCAGATTCCACGCACGCTATATGAGCAAGACTTGGATGATATTATCTGTGAGCGCTTTGGTTTAGACGTACCAGAAGCTGATTTATCCGATTGGGATAATGTGGTTGACGCTTTACTCAATGCTGATGGTGAAATCACAGTTGCTATCGTTGGTAAATATGTCGAGCTGCCTGACGCTTATAAGTCTATCAACGAAGCTTTATTGCATGCCGGTATTATCTATAGAAAACATATAAATATCGATTATGTCGATGCTGAAGCTCTAGGTGACTATAGCGATGAGGCTGTGGTTGAGCGTTTAAGCCATGTCGATGCTATCTTAGTGCCTGGTGGTTTTGGCGAGCGCGGTACTATCGGTAAAATGAAAGCTATTACCTATGCGCGTACGCAACAAGTGCCTTATTTAGGCATCTGTTTAGGCATGCAACTGGCAGTTATCGAATACGCCCGTAACGTCCTAAAGCTTGAAGCCAACTCATCAGAGTTTGACCGTAAGACGGCTGAGCCTATCATCGGACTAATCACTGAGTGGTTGGACGAAAAGGGTGAGCTGCAGATTCGTAGTGATGACTCAGACCTAGGCGGCACTATGCGTTTAGGTGCGCAGCAAGCTGAATTGGTTGAAGACTCTAAACTGCGTAAGATTTATGGCGCTAGCACAATTACTGAGCGTCATCGTCACCGCTATGAGATGAACAACCGCTATATCGAGCCTTTAGAGTCTGCTGGTATGAAAATCTCTGGTTACTCTGCCAAGCAGCATTTGGTAGAGTCAGTTGAAATTCCAGAGCATCCTTGGTTTGTCGCTGTCCAGTTTCATCCTGAGTTCACCAGTGCGCCACGTGGTGGCCACCCGCTATTTGCTAGCTTTATTAAAGCCGCTATTACTCAGCAAGAAAAGCAGGGCTAA
- the kdsA gene encoding 3-deoxy-8-phosphooctulonate synthase — MSELTTAQSHLQLGDIRIGNDQPFVLFGGMNVLESQEMAFEIAESYIDICQRLDIGYVFKASFDKANRSSLHSFRGPGLEKGIQWLADIKEKYNVPIITDVHEPYQAAPVAEVADIIQLPAFLSRQTDLVQAMAKTDAIINIKKAQFLAPHEMRHIMNKCLEAGNDKIILCERGTAFGYNNLVVDMLGFDTMKQMDVPVFFDVTHSLQQPGGRSDSAGGRREQITTLARAGMATGLAGLFLEAHPEPEQAKCDGPCALRLSQLEAFLKQLKQIDILVKGFETLDTH; from the coding sequence ATGAGCGAATTAACCACTGCCCAGTCCCATCTCCAGCTAGGTGACATCCGGATTGGCAATGATCAGCCTTTTGTCTTATTTGGTGGAATGAACGTCTTAGAGTCGCAAGAGATGGCGTTTGAAATTGCCGAGAGCTATATTGATATCTGTCAGCGCTTAGATATCGGTTATGTCTTTAAGGCCAGTTTTGATAAGGCGAACCGCTCAAGCTTGCATTCGTTTCGTGGTCCTGGTCTAGAAAAAGGCATCCAATGGTTAGCGGACATTAAAGAAAAGTATAATGTGCCGATTATCACCGACGTGCACGAGCCGTATCAAGCCGCGCCTGTCGCTGAAGTAGCCGATATTATTCAGCTGCCTGCCTTTTTAAGCCGCCAAACCGACTTGGTGCAAGCTATGGCAAAGACAGATGCCATTATTAATATCAAAAAAGCCCAGTTTTTAGCGCCCCATGAAATGCGCCATATTATGAATAAATGCTTAGAGGCGGGTAACGATAAGATTATCCTATGCGAGCGTGGTACGGCATTTGGCTATAATAACCTAGTGGTTGATATGCTAGGATTTGACACCATGAAGCAGATGGATGTCCCTGTATTCTTTGATGTGACTCATAGCTTGCAACAGCCGGGTGGGCGTAGCGATAGTGCAGGGGGCCGTCGTGAGCAGATTACCACCCTAGCACGCGCAGGGATGGCAACCGGTCTAGCTGGACTGTTTTTAGAAGCGCACCCTGAGCCTGAACAAGCTAAATGTGATGGCCCTTGTGCTTTAAGACTGAGCCAACTGGAGGCATTCCTCAAGCAGCTAAAGCAGATAGATATTTTGGTCAAAGGTTTTGAGACTTTAGATACTCACTAA
- the eno gene encoding phosphopyruvate hydratase — translation MYAEDSKNVSEIKDILAREILDSRGNPTIEADVILADGTLGRAAAPSGASTGSREALELRDGDQARYLGKGVKKAVANVNSQIRAALVDTDVTEQQNIDDILIALDGTDNKGNLGANAMLAVSLAASKAAALSQGLPLHQYIANLRGQTSLTMPVPMMNILNGGEHADNTVDIQEFMIEPVGFSSFSDALRAGTEVFHSLKSVLKAQGLSTSVGDEGGFAPNLRSNEEAITVIMSAIEQVGYTPGKDIYLALDCAASEFYKDGQYILAGEGNKAFDSHGFSDYLVGLANQYPIISIEDGLDESDWEGWAYLTQQIGDKVQLVGDDLFVTNPVILQEGIDKKIANAILIKFNQIGTLSETLDAIYMAKKNGYATVISHRSGETEDSTIADLAVGTAAGQIKTGSLCRSDRVAKYNQLLRIEQQVRASYRGAQEFIGLRGE, via the coding sequence ATGTACGCTGAAGATTCTAAAAACGTCAGTGAAATCAAAGATATTCTAGCTAGAGAGATTCTAGATTCACGCGGTAACCCTACGATTGAAGCTGATGTTATTCTAGCGGATGGTACGCTAGGACGTGCGGCGGCTCCTAGTGGCGCATCTACCGGCTCGCGTGAGGCTTTAGAACTGCGTGATGGTGATCAGGCACGCTACCTGGGCAAAGGCGTTAAAAAAGCAGTTGCGAACGTGAATAGCCAAATTCGTGCTGCGCTAGTAGATACTGATGTGACCGAACAGCAAAATATTGATGACATCTTGATTGCATTAGATGGCACTGACAATAAAGGCAATTTAGGCGCGAATGCGATGCTAGCGGTGTCGTTAGCGGCCTCTAAAGCAGCGGCTTTATCGCAAGGTCTGCCCTTACATCAGTATATAGCGAACTTACGTGGTCAGACTTCATTGACTATGCCTGTACCTATGATGAATATCTTGAATGGCGGTGAGCACGCCGATAACACCGTTGATATTCAAGAGTTTATGATTGAGCCAGTCGGCTTTAGCAGCTTCTCTGACGCGCTACGTGCCGGTACAGAAGTTTTTCATAGCTTAAAATCAGTGTTGAAAGCACAAGGCTTAAGCACTTCGGTTGGTGATGAGGGTGGTTTTGCGCCCAACTTACGCAGCAACGAAGAAGCCATTACCGTTATCATGTCTGCCATCGAGCAGGTCGGCTATACCCCAGGTAAAGATATCTATCTTGCGCTAGATTGTGCCGCCAGTGAGTTCTATAAAGATGGCCAATACATCCTAGCGGGCGAAGGCAATAAAGCCTTTGATAGCCACGGATTTTCAGACTACCTAGTAGGCTTAGCCAATCAATATCCTATTATCTCAATCGAAGATGGTCTTGATGAGTCAGATTGGGAAGGTTGGGCATATTTAACGCAGCAAATCGGTGATAAAGTACAGCTGGTAGGCGACGATTTATTCGTGACCAACCCTGTTATCTTACAAGAAGGCATCGATAAGAAAATCGCTAATGCTATCTTGATCAAGTTTAACCAGATTGGTACGTTATCTGAAACCCTAGATGCTATCTATATGGCTAAGAAAAACGGCTATGCAACAGTCATCTCACATCGTTCAGGCGAGACGGAAGACAGTACGATTGCCGATCTAGCCGTAGGTACCGCAGCAGGTCAGATTAAGACGGGCTCGCTATGCCGTTCAGACCGCGTAGCGAAGTACAACCAATTGCTGCGTATTGAGCAACAAGTCCGTGCTAGCTATCGCGGTGCGCAAGAATTCATCGGTCTACGTGGCGAGTAA
- a CDS encoding malate synthase G — protein MTQSQNQAQQQSTDNANRVQKGALAIDKQLYDFIENEVLPRVDVNSDSYWTGFEKAVKELMPRNKALLAKRNDLQEQINQWHLDNPAQDGQIDYPKYKQFLTDIGYLLPEGEDFTVTTENVDAEIASIPGPQLVVPVRNARYALNAANARWGSLYDALYGTDMIDTADGKDKGSSYNPKRGAEVVAYAKAFLDEHFALQQGSYTDATGFAVEEGKLVITQGDSKTELQDAAKFAGYVGDAAAPTGILLKNNNLHAEIQIDANHPVGQDDPANIKDVLLESAITAIQDCEDSVAAVDAEEKVEVYRNWFGLMNGDLAETFMKGGKERTRKLNPDREYTTPEGGKLVLPGRSLLLIRNVGHLMQNPAILVDLGEGQEEIFEGMMDGLITPLLTLNDIKGNNELSNSREGSMYIVKPKMHGPEEVKFADDLFAASEDLLNIPRNTLKMGIMDEERRMTVNLKEAIRQAKERVIFINTGFLDRTGDEMHTSMNAGPFVRKGDMKSQAWQPAYEQWNVDIGLETGLQGRAQIGKGMWAKPDEMKEMMATKAGHPQAGATTAWVPSPTGATLHSIHYHQVNVNEVQNQLKSRERASLDDIITIPLAQDTNWTEEEKLQEVENNAQGILGYVVRWVDHGVGCSKVPDINDVGLMEDRATLRISSQHIANWLHHGIVTEEQVMDAMKRMAKVVDEQNVGDASYQPMAADFENSVAFQAACDLVFKGREQPSGYTEPLLHQARLNLKAQGC, from the coding sequence ATGACCCAGTCTCAAAATCAGGCACAACAGCAGTCAACAGACAATGCCAACCGGGTACAAAAGGGCGCGCTTGCCATTGATAAGCAGCTTTATGACTTTATTGAAAATGAAGTGCTGCCTCGCGTTGATGTGAACTCAGACAGCTATTGGACCGGCTTTGAAAAAGCAGTCAAAGAGTTAATGCCACGTAACAAGGCGCTATTGGCAAAGCGTAACGATTTACAAGAGCAAATCAATCAATGGCACTTGGACAACCCTGCACAAGATGGCCAGATTGACTATCCTAAATACAAGCAGTTTTTGACCGATATCGGCTACCTACTACCTGAAGGTGAAGATTTCACCGTAACGACAGAAAATGTAGATGCTGAGATTGCCAGTATTCCAGGACCACAGTTGGTAGTACCCGTGCGTAATGCTCGTTATGCGCTAAACGCTGCTAATGCGCGTTGGGGCAGTTTGTACGATGCGCTATATGGCACGGACATGATTGATACCGCTGACGGCAAAGACAAGGGCAGCAGCTATAACCCTAAGCGTGGCGCTGAAGTGGTCGCCTATGCCAAAGCTTTCTTAGATGAGCACTTTGCTTTACAACAAGGCTCGTATACCGATGCGACGGGTTTTGCAGTAGAAGAAGGCAAGCTAGTTATCACCCAAGGCGATAGCAAAACGGAATTACAAGACGCCGCTAAATTTGCAGGTTATGTAGGCGACGCTGCTGCACCAACAGGCATCTTGCTAAAAAATAACAACTTGCATGCTGAAATTCAAATCGATGCCAACCATCCGGTAGGTCAAGACGATCCTGCGAACATCAAAGACGTGTTGCTAGAATCGGCTATCACGGCTATTCAGGATTGTGAAGACTCTGTCGCTGCAGTAGATGCGGAAGAAAAAGTAGAAGTGTATCGCAACTGGTTTGGTTTAATGAACGGCGACCTTGCTGAAACCTTTATGAAAGGCGGTAAAGAGCGTACGCGTAAGCTGAACCCAGACCGTGAATACACCACACCAGAGGGTGGCAAATTAGTACTACCAGGTCGCTCGCTACTGCTGATTCGTAACGTTGGTCACCTCATGCAAAACCCAGCTATCTTAGTAGACTTAGGCGAAGGTCAAGAAGAGATCTTTGAAGGCATGATGGATGGTCTTATTACCCCGTTACTCACGTTGAATGACATCAAGGGCAACAATGAGCTTTCTAACTCACGTGAAGGCTCAATGTATATTGTGAAGCCGAAGATGCATGGTCCTGAAGAGGTTAAATTTGCGGATGACTTGTTTGCCGCGAGTGAGGACTTGCTAAACATCCCACGTAATACTTTGAAAATGGGTATTATGGATGAAGAGCGCCGTATGACGGTCAACCTAAAAGAAGCGATTCGCCAAGCCAAAGAGCGCGTTATCTTTATTAACACCGGTTTCTTAGACCGTACTGGCGATGAGATGCATACCAGTATGAATGCTGGTCCATTCGTGCGTAAAGGCGATATGAAGTCACAAGCGTGGCAGCCTGCGTATGAGCAATGGAACGTAGATATCGGTCTAGAAACCGGTCTACAAGGGCGTGCGCAGATTGGTAAAGGCATGTGGGCGAAACCTGATGAGATGAAAGAGATGATGGCGACGAAAGCCGGTCATCCACAAGCGGGCGCAACGACAGCTTGGGTACCTTCACCTACTGGTGCAACCTTGCACAGCATCCATTACCATCAAGTCAACGTAAATGAAGTGCAAAATCAGCTTAAGTCACGTGAGCGTGCTAGCTTGGATGACATCATCACCATTCCATTGGCACAAGATACCAATTGGACTGAAGAAGAGAAACTGCAAGAAGTTGAGAACAATGCACAGGGTATCTTGGGTTACGTTGTCCGCTGGGTAGATCATGGCGTTGGCTGTTCTAAAGTACCTGACATCAATGATGTGGGCTTGATGGAAGACCGTGCGACCCTACGTATCTCTAGTCAGCATATTGCCAACTGGTTGCATCATGGTATCGTGACAGAAGAGCAGGTTATGGACGCTATGAAGCGGATGGCGAAAGTCGTCGATGAGCAAAACGTCGGTGATGCTAGCTATCAGCCTATGGCAGCTGACTTTGAGAATTCAGTAGCTTTTCAAGCAGCCTGCGATTTAGTGTTTAAAGGCCGTGAGCAGCCTAGTGGTTATACTGAGCCGCTATTGCATCAAGCTCGCTTAAATCTGAAAGCTCAGGGCTGCTAA